Part of the Halostella litorea genome is shown below.
CCAGCGACGAGATCCGGCGCGCGGCCGCCGACTTCGACGGGCCGACGGTGGCACACGCCAAGGACATCTGCGCCAGCGGCGGCTACATGATCGCCTGCGGCTGCGACGAGTTCGTGGCCCACCGCGACAGCCTCGTCGGCAGCATCGGCGTCATCGCCAACCAGCGGAAGTTCTCGGATCTTGCCGACCGCTACGGCGTCGAACTGGAGCGTTTCACCGGCGGGGAGTACAAGGACACGATGGACCCGCTGAAGTCCCTCTCCGAGGACGAGCGGGCGTACTTCCAGGGCGTGATCGACAGCAGTTACGAGAGCTTCGTCGACCTGGTCGCCGAGGCCCGTGACGTCGACCGCGAGTTCGTCGACGACACGGAGGCGCGCATCTACCACGGCCGGCAGGCCGCCGAGAACGGCCTCGTGGACGCGCTCGGGGACCGCGACGACGTGGAGGCGCGCCTCGCGGACCGGGCGGGCCTGGACGAGGTGGCGGTCGAGCGGTTCGAGCCGGACCGCGGGATCGGCGAGCGGCTGAGCGTCGGCGCGCAGGCCGTCGCCCGGGCGTTCGGGCGCGGCGCGGCGAGCGTCGTCGCCGACCGGGACGGCTCCCTCGTGGAGTTTCGCGTGAAGTAATACCGTTCGCCCTCACTGGTCACCGGTTATCGCCGGTGGCGGTGCGGGCGATAACCGGTCGTTGGCGAGAGCGAACGGTATAAGTCGAGGGTTTTTATCCTCCGGCCGTGTTGTCGGAGCTACCGTGACCACGCTCGTGGTGTGTGTCGACCGCACGGACGACATCGGCCGGAAGGCCGGCCTCCGGACGCCGGTGTCGGGCTGGGAGGCCGTCCACTCCCTCGTCACCGACGTCGGCCTCGCGGACCCGGAGGACTCCAGCGTCAACTCGCTGCTGGAGGCCCTGCGGGTCACCCGCGACCTGCGTGACGACGACCAGGACGCCGTCGTCGCCGTCGTCTCGGGCGGGACCGAGAACGTCGTCGGCGCGGACCGGTCGGTCGCCCGCCAGCTCGACGCCCTCATCGAGGAGCACGACCCCGACTCGGCGGTCGTCGTCATCGACAGCGCACAGGACGAGCGGCTGGTCCCTATCGTCGAGAGCCGCCTCCGGGTCGACTCGGTCGACCGCGTGGTCGTCCGGCAGGCCCGCGACATCGAGTCGACGTACTACCTGCTGAAGCAGTTCCTCGCCGACGAGGAGCTCCGACAGACCGTCCTCGTGCCGATCGGCCTCGCCCTCCTCGTCGCGCCGGTGCTCTCGGCCTTCGCCGGGCCGGCGATCGCCGTCTCCTCCATCACCGCTGTCATCGGGCTGTTCCTGCTGTACAAGGGCCTCGGCGTCGACGAGTACCTCACCGAACTCGCGGTCCGCGTCCGGGAGTCGCTGTACTCCGGCCGGGTGTCGATCGTCACCTACGTCGTCGCCGTCGGGCTGTCGCTCATCGGCGTGTTCGTCGGCGCGCTCGGCGTCTCCGATCTCTCCGGCCAGGAGAGCGTCCTCCTGCAGGCGATGCGGTTCGCCCACGACAGCGTCCCGTGGCTGGCGACCGCCGCCCTGGCCGCGAGCACCGGCCGCCTGCTCGACGTGGCGATACAGGAGGACAGCGTCCGCAGTTCCTACCTGAACATCCCCTTCGGGGTCCTCGCCGTCGGCCTCGTGATCCGGGGGTTCTCCGCGTACTTCCTCGAACGCGCCGACCTGCTGCCGCCGTTTGCCGTCCCCCGGCTCGAACTCGGGGTGGTGTCGGTCGAGCCGTTCGCGCTCTCGCCGGGCGAGCACCTTGCCATCTTCGTCGTTGCGGGCGTGCTCGTCAGCCTGATCGGCGTCCGGGTCGCCACCTACCTCGGCGGGACGAGCATCGACGAGGACGAACTGCCCGGCGGCGGGCCGTAGGCGGGACCGCGGCGATCCGGGCGTGTGCCGTCGCCAGCAGTCCGTAGCTGGTTTATCCGCGGGATGCGAGGCGGAGGTATGAACGACAGCGGAGCCTGGGTGAGCCTCTTCTCCGGCGGCAAGGACTCCTCGTGGGCGCTGTACCGGGCGCTCGAACGCGACCTGCCGGTCGAGCGGCTCGTCACCGTCCACCCGGGCGAGGACTCGTACATGTACCACGTCCCCGCGACCGACCTGGCGGCGCTGGCCGCGGAGAGCGTCGGGATCGAACTCGTCGACGTCGACCCGGGCGACCTCGACGCGGCGGCCGCGGCCGACGCCGGCGCGCAGGGCGACGCCGAACTCGAACCGCTGGAGGCCGCGCTGGTTGCGCTCGACGACGAACTCGACGGCGGGGTCGCGGGCGTCACCGCCGGGGCCGTCGAGAGCGAGTTCCAGACCAGCCGGATCGAGGCGATGTGCGAGCGCCTCGGCGTCGAACTGTTCGCCCCGCTGTGGCAGCGCGACCCCGAGACGCTCGCCGAGGCGATGATCGACGCCGGCTTCGATATCCGGATCGTGCAGGTCGCCGCGTACGGGCTGGACGAGTCGTGGCTCGGCCGGACGCTCGACCGCGAGGCGCTTGCCGATTTGCGCGAACTACACGACGAGTACGGCGTCCACGTGCTCGGCGAGGGCGGCGAGTTCGAGACGCTGGTGACCGACGGCCCGCACATGGACCGCCCGATCGAACTGGACTACGAGACGGAGTGGGAGGGGTCGCGGGGGACGCTGCGGATCACGGACGCGCGGCTGGGGTAGCGAAGCGAAACGCACCGAGCCACGGCCGACAACGCCTTACTCGCCGTTCCGGATCTCGGTGTGTGCGCCGATGAGCGCGCCGGCCAGGTCGAGGTTGTGGAGGTCGGTGTCGCGGTCGATGATCGAGTTGCGCACGTCGGTGCCGTGTAACGTCGCGTCGGAGAAGATGATCGAGGAGTCGACGTGCGAGTCGACGATTTCGGCGCCGGACATGACGTGGACGTTCTCCCCGACCGTGCTGTCCTCGATGGTCGCGTCCGGGGCGATCCGGTTGTCGCCGTTCAGGTGCCAGGCGACGGCGTCGAGGTAGCTCTCGGGGGTGCCGATGTCGAACCACGCCTCGTCGAAGGCGAAGGCGTACACCGGCTGGCGGTCCTGCAGCCACTGGACGAACCAGCCCGGCTCGTCGGGGTTGTTCCCGCTCTCCAGATACTCCTCCAGTGCACCGAGCGTGTCGGCGGTGAAGGCGTAGCAGGCGATGGAGACGAGCGTGCTGTTCGGGTCCTCCGGCTTCTCCTGGAAGTCGACGACGCGGTCGCCCTCCAGTTCGACCAGCCCGTACGACTTCGCGCGCTCCTTCGACCCCACGTCGTAGGCGGCCAGCGTCGGCTCCCCCTTCTCCTGGAAGAAGTCGACGAACTCGGCGACGTCGAAGCTGATCAGGTTGTCGCCCGCGATGACCAGCAGGTCGTCGTCGACGCCCTCGCGGTCGACCAGCTGGGCGAGCGCGCCGACGACGCCGAACTTCTCGTCCTCCTCCTCGGTGTCCTCGATCGAGAGCGTCGGCTTCTCGAACCCGCTGTCGGCGAGGTGCTCGCGGAAGTCGTCGGCGAACCGCTCGTTCGTGCTGACGTACACGTCGTCGATCCGGTCGTCGCCCTCCAGTTCGGCGAATATCTGGTCGATGACCGTCGCGTCGCCGATCGGCAGGAACATCTTGGGCCGATTCTTCGTGATCGGCCAGAGTCGAGTGGCGTAGCCTCCCGCAAGCACGACTGCGTCCATACCCGGAGCGACGACGGCGCGTGGTAAGTCCTTTATCCTTCCTGGCAGTCCGACCGCGGGCCGAGCGAGGCGGGAGCACCAGCTTCTATTACCCCGGGCCGCGTTGCCGGAAGCAGTAGATGAGATCGGAAACGGAGTTGCGGGCACGGATCGACGCCCTGGAGGAGAAGTACGACGCGAACGACCCGCCGACGACGCCCGTCGAGGACGAGATGGAAGTCGAACTGCTGCGGGCCATCGCGGAGCTCGAGTGGGCGCTGGGGGAACGCGACGAGCCGCCCTACTTCACGAAGTGACGCGGGCGGCGCTCCGTCGGTCGTCGATCGTCCGTCGACGCGCCGACGGACGCCTCAGAAGGTCTCCTCGATGATCTCGCCGACCGCGAAGTTCGACTTGACCTCCGTCACCTCGATCTTCACGCGCTCGCCGACCTCCGCGCCGGGGACGATGATCACGTAGCCGCGCTCGACGCGGGCGATGCCGTCACCCTGCTTGCCGATGTCCTCGATCTCGACGTAGCGGGTCTCGCCGACCTCGACCGGCGGCTGGGGCTCGGGGGGCGCGCCGGAGGACGACTCCTCGGACTCGGAGGCGTCCTCGCTGGAGATGAGCGCGACGCGATACGTCCCGCCGGCCTCGACCGCGCCGGTTTCGACCTCCCGGCGCGGTACCTCCACGACGTACTTGTCGTCCTGAACGGACACGTCGGCACTGAACAGACACAGGAGTTCATCAGATATTTCCAAGGTCAAACCTCCAGCATGTACCTCGGATTCATCCGTTAAAGAAGTACCGCCGCCGCTCAGCGGTCCCGCGGCGTGCCGTCGGCGGACTTCGCGCCCTCGGAGTCGTGGACGACGACTTCACCCGGGCCCGCCTCGACCGGTTCGTACGTATCCCGGACGGCGATCGCCTCCTCGAGTTCCCGGACCGCGCGTTCCTTGAGGGCCACGGCCAGGTCCTCGGCGTCCTCGCGGGAGATGTCCCGGCCGAGCCCCTCGCACTCGTGAGCGCGGAGCAGCCCCGACCCGTCGCCGGCGTCGCCGTCCGGTCGTTGCCCGTCCACGGGGACGCTGTCGACCGCCTCGCCCATGGGCTGGCTGGTGCCGGCCAGCGCGACGCTGAACGGGTACGTCCGGCAGATCAGCGGGCGGTCCTCGTGGACCGTGCAGGCCCCGGTTCCGTCGTCGTCCTCGGCGTAGAACGCGCAGTCGCCACAGCCGTCCGTCTGGAGCGCCCACTCGAACGTCTCGCCCTCGGGGCCGTCCGGGCCGTCGGTCAGCCCGTACGGCATCGGCCGGGCGACGTCGCGCCAGTCGCGTTCCCCGTCCTGCAGGTCCCGCACCTCGTCGGGGAACACGGTCGCGGTGTGTGGGTCCTCGTCGTCGGCCTTGCAGCAGGCCCCGCAGCGCGTGCACTCGAAGCCGATGGACTCGACGGCGTCGGCCAGCGCCGCCACGTCGAGGTCGCGGGCGCGCTCCAGTTCGGCTTCGAGGCTCTCCATGCCCGACGGTACGTCCGGGGCGGCAAAAGGAGCGCGGTCGGGGACCAGCCGCCGAACCCCCTCGAACCCGACGGCTGTGGTCCGGCCGTGACTCACCGCGGCGTCGCCCGCTCGCCGTCCCACGCGACCACGCCCTCGACGGCGAGTTTCTCCAGGTGGGCGCGGACGGTGCCGGCCGCCAGGTCGCGGACGCCGGTCAGGTCCTTCGCGTAGGCGGCGTCGACCACCTCGTCGACGGTCCGCGCGCCGTCCGCGACGGCCCGGCGCACCTTCCGCTCGCGGTCCGTGCGGTGGGCGAGGAGTCGCGCCAGGGTCTCGCGGACCGCGTCGATCACGGGGCCGTGACCGGGGAGCAGTCGGGCGGGGTCACGGGCGTACAGCCGGCGGAGCGCGGTGAGGTAGCCCCGGAGGTCGCCCTCCGGCGCGGCCACCGCGACGCTCCCCTCGGCGACGGCGAGGTCCCCGGCCAGCACGTCGTCGCCGGCGACGAAGGCGACGTGGTCGGGCGCGTGGCCGGGCGTGTCGAGGACGGTGACGCCGCCGGCCGCCGGGATCACGGTCCCCTCGCGGAACGTCTCATCGGGGGCGACGCCGGTTGCCCGCTCGAACCGCTCGGCGCGGCCGGCGCGGCACCAGACCGTCGCGTCGCAGCGGGCGGCGTACTCGGCGACGCCGCCGATGTGGTCGGGGTGTGCGTGCGTGACCGCGACGTGGGCGACGTCGCGCGCCTCGATGGCGGCGTCGAGGTCGTCGGTCCGCGCGGCGGGGTCGACCAGCAGGGCGGCGTCGCGGCCGACGAGGTAGGCGTTCGTCGTCCCGCCGGGCGCGCCGGCCGCCGGAACGGCGACGCGGTCGATAGCGTCCATGCTCGTCGTTGGGTGGCTGGGGGTAAGAAAACCGACGGAGTCGGTTCGTTCGGATCGCTGACCGATCCGGGAGAAGGTTGATCAGTTGTTCAGGAAGTACACCTGCTTCCGCGCGTCCTGGAAGGAGTACCGGGAGTTGACGAGGTCGTCGTCCTCCAGGCGGTTCAGCGCGTAGCGGACGGTCCGGTCGGGCAGCAGCGACTCCTCCGCGAGCTGGCCCTGCGAGAGCGGCGCGTCCGATTCCAGGACTTTCGCCACGAGTTTGGCACTCGGCGGGAGCTCGCGGAGGCGGTCGCGAAACTCCGTGTCCGACAGCGGTGTCTCCTCGGTATCCTTCGAGCGGTCGTCCGTCGCGCTGGTGCTCATGGCACCCACTCGGCAAACGTTGTAAGTAAAGCTTGGCTATATGGGGGTTCAAACAATGTGCACAATATTAGGTGTATCATTATCATATAAGGTGTCGTCTCGACACCGTTTTTTCCGACCCGGACCTCGCCCCAACCGTGGTCGAAATACCAGCCTCCCACCGCGACCTGTTCGAGAAGGAGACGTTCGCACACTTCGTGACACAGGAGGACGACGCGACCCCACACGTGACGCCGGTGTGGGTCGACTACGACGCCGACGCGGGCGAACTCCTGGTCAACACCGCCCGCGGGCGGCGGAAGGAGCGAAACGTCCGGGACAACGGGACCGTCGCGCTGTCGATGCTGGACCCCGACGACCCGTACCGCTACCTCTCGGTCACGGGGACCGTCGAGGAGGTCACCACGGAGGGAGCGGTCGAACACATCGACCGGCTCGCCGAACGGTACATGGGCGTCGACGAGTACCCCAACCACGGCGAGGAGTCCGGCGAGCGCGTCATCATCCGGATCCGGCCCGACGAGGTCCGCACCGGCGGCGAGTAGCGCCCGCGGACGGCGGCCGGAACCCGTCCACCGCGGCGCGGGACCGCTCGAAGCGCCGGACCGGGTCGGCGGAACGACTCCAGTACCGTTTTATTCCAGGGGCGAGGAAATCACCACAGCGTGAAGGGACAGGAGTGGTATCAGGAGTCCGACGTCGCCGAGGAGTACGACGAGAAGCGGTTCTCCCGCGGGGGGCGACTCATCGACCGCCGCGAGAAGGAGGCGGTCCTCGACGCCGTCGGCCCCGTCGACGACAAGCGCGTCCTCGAGATAGCCTGTGGCACCGGCCGGTTCACGGTCATGCTCGCGGAGCGCGGGGCCGACGTGGTCGGACTCGACATCTCGGGGCCGATGCTCCAGCAGGGGCGGGAGAAGGCCCGCTCGGCCGGCGTCGACGACACGCTGGAGTTCATGCGCGGCGACGCCGCGCGCCTGCCGTTCCCCGACGACCACTTCGACACCGTGTTCGCCATGCGGTTTTTCCACCTCGCGGACACCCCCGCGGCGTTCCTGAGCGAGATGCGCCGCGTCTCGAAGGACCAGGTGTTTTTCGACACGTTCAACCGCTTTAGCACCCGGAGCATCTACAACTGGCTCCTCCCGATGGGGTCGCGGCTCTACTCCCGCTCGGAGGTCGAGTCGCTGCTGGCGAAAGCCGACCTCCGACTCGTCGGCGACGAGCACGACTTCGTCCTCCCGTACGGCTTCTACCGCAAGATCCCTAACAGCCTCGCCAGCACCGTCCGCGGCATCGACACCGGGATCGGCCGCTCGCCCGTCGGCGACAGCCTCGCCTCCGTCTCCTACTGGAACGCGTCGGTCGAGTGACGCTTTTGGGGACCATCCAATGATCTTTTAACCGCTGTTGGACCTATAGGACCGTATGGAGCTCTCGGTAGTCGTTCCGACGCTCAACGGCCGAGAGCGACTGGAACGGTGTCTCGACGCGCTCGCCGACCACGCCCCCGACGCCGAGGTGGTCGTGGTCAACGGCCCGTCGTCGGACGGGACGACGGGGATGGTCCGCGAGCGCGACGACGTGGACCTCCTGCTCGAGATATCGGACCGCAACGTCAACGTCGCCCGGAACGCCGGCATCGAGGCGTCGACGGGCGAGGCCGTCGCCGTGCTCGGCTACCGGCTCGCGGTCGAGCCGTCGTGGTACGACGCCGTCGAGTCGACGCTTTCCGACGGGGCCGACGCGGTCACCGGCCCGACCCACCGCACGCTCCGCGCGGGGATGACCACCGAGGACGAGGAGACCCGGACGTACGCCGGCCGGTCGGTCACCTTCTTCAACGGGAACAACGTCGCGTTCGCCCGCGACGCCGTCGAGGCGATCGACGGCTTCGACGAGTACCTCGAACGCGGCGGCGCGCGGGACGCCTCCCACCGCCTCGCCGGCGCGGACCGGACCGTCGCCTGGACGCCGGAGATGAGCGTCCGCGGCGAGTACGGCACCGACGGCGGCCGCACGGAGCACGACTGGGGGTGGCGACACCGCTCGCTGGCCTACCAGCTTTGCAAGAACTACGGCGTCCACCACTGCGTCCCCCGGCGGATGGCCGGCCTCGCAGTTTCCGACGCCGTCGCGGTCGCCAAGGACGTGGTCCGGGGCGACGTGGAGCCGTCGGCGTGGCTCGGCAACGGCCGGAGCGTCCTGCGCGGCATCGTCGCCGGCAGCAAGGACGGCTTCGCCGCCCGGTCGCGCGACGGCGACGGCAACCCCAACGGGCTGGCCGACCGCCACGACCGCGTCGTCGAGCGGTACGACTGGCGCTAACGACCTTTTTTCGCCTCGGGTCGCCTGCGGCGACCGCTCGGCCAAAAAATGTCGATCAAAAAAGGCCGCGAGCGCCGGAGCGCTCGCGGATGCTCGCTGCTGACTAATCGCTGCCAGCCTGCCCTCCCCCGGGTTGGACGGCTCGGCCCGCGGCGGGGCCTCGCCGCCCGCCCGGCCGTCGAGCGGTGTGAGGTGTGAGAGCTGCCACCTACTCTTCGAACCCGTCCTCCCACCGGAACCGGCCGTTCCGCTGGATCACTTCGCCGTCGACCTCAAGGCGGGCGTCCTCGCTCGTGTCCGTGATCATGTCGACGTGAACGGCGCTGTCGTTGCCGGATTCGCCCTCGGGCAGGTTGCTGTCGTAGGCGCGGCCCAGCGCCAGGTGGACCGTCTCGCCCATCTTCTCGTCGAACAGGATGTTGTCGGTGACGCGGTCGATGCCGCGGTTCATGCCGATCCCGAGTTCGCCGAGGCGGCGCGACCCCTCGTCGGTTTCGACGATGTCGCCGACCACGCTCTCGCCCTGCGCGGCCTCGTAGTCGACTACCTCGCCGTCCTCGAAGGTGAGGCGCACGTCGCGGACGGCAGTGCCCCGCAGCGTCATCGGCACGTCGAACAGCACCTCGCCCTCCGTCGCGTACGGCGCGGTGAACACTTCGCCGCTCGGCAGGTTGTGGGAGTCGTAGGCGACCGAGGCGGCGCTGTTGACCGCCGTACGCCCCTCGATCGACATCGTCAGGTCGGTGCCATCCTTCACGAGGCGGACCTCGCTCCCCGCGTCCAGCACCTCCTTCATCCTGGCCATCTCGTCGGCGAGCGACTCCCAGTCACGCAGGACGGCGTCGTACACGAAGTCCTGATACGCCTCGTAGGACATCCCGGCCTGCTGGGCCAGCGAGCGCGTTGGATGCAGCGTCGACACCCAGTCGGTGTCCAGCCGGGCCTCGCCGACTCCCTTCATCGCTTCCCGGGACGCTCCGCGGCGCTCGCTCGGCACGTCGGCCATCGCGGCCCGGTTCCGGCCGCCGCCCAGGGAGAGGACCGCGTCGGCGTTCTCGTACATCGCCAACTGGTGGGCCGGGTCCGCGTCGAACTCGCCGTCGTGTGCGTTGAGATACGCCCGGCGCACCTCGCCGGAGGAGTACGTCGCGAGGAGGTTCGCGCCGCGCTCCCCGAGTTTCTCCGCGACGGCGACCGCCAGGTCGTGGGCCGCCGGGCCGACGGAGACGACTACGTTGTCGCCGTCCTCTATCCGCGCGCTCCAGTCAACGAGCACCTCGGCGTGCTCGCGAACCCTGTCGTCCATACTCGCCCCTGTGCCGGCGGCGGTAAAAGAACCGGCGGGATCCACCCGGCGACGGCGGCCACCGGGCGAGGACCGGGAGGTGTCCCGACGAAAACAGGAAACGGGCGGAAGGTTTTACATCCGCGACATCAACGTTAACGATGGACAATGACAAACCTAGTACGGAACGTCGGCGAGGTGGCCGCCGAGCGGCCCGAGTCGACAGCGGTACACTTCGACGGAACCGACGTCAGCTACGGCGGGCTCTGGCACCGAACCGGGCAGTTCGCGGCGGCGCTGGCCGAGAGGGGCATCGAGCCGGACGACCGCGTCGCCGTGTACCTGCCGAACCTGCCGCAGTTCGTCACGGCGTTCCACGGCACGCTCCGGGCCGGCGGCGTCGTGGTGCCGATGAACCCGCAGTACAAGTCCCGGGAGATCGGCCACCTGCTCGGCGACAGCGGGGCCGAAGTCGTCGTGGCGCTGGCGGACCTCGCGCCGTTCGTCGAGGAGGTGCGCGACGACACCGCCGTCGAACACCTCGTTACGGTCGGCGGCGAGGCCGACGCGGGGACGCCGTTCGAGGCGTTCCTCGCCGACGAGCCGGCGGACGTGGTCGAGCGCGATGACGACGACGTCGCGGTCCAGCCGTACACGAGCGGTACGACGGGCCAGCCGAAGGGGGTCCAGCTCACCCACCGGAACCTCGACTCGAACGCGAACGTGGCGGCGGACCTGGTGCCGGGCGGGATCAAGCCCGACGACAGACAGCTCGGCGTCCTCCCGCTGTTCCACATCTACGGAATGACCGTCGTGATGAACGCGACGCTGTTCCGCGGCGGCGCGTACTACCCGCTCCCGAAGTGGGACGCCCAGCAGGCGGTCGGCCTGATCCAGAAGGCGGAGCTCACGATGATGCACGGCGTCCCGGCGATGTACAACGACGTCATCAACCAGCCCGACGCCGAGGAGTTCGACCTCTCCTCGCTGCGCCTCTGTGGCGTCGGCGGGGCCGGCATCCCGGCGGAGGTGCTCCGGCGGTTCGAGGAACTGTACGAGGCGACCATCTACGAGGGGTACGGCCTCACCGAAACCAGCCCCGTCACCCACTTCAACAGCCCCGAGGCCGGCCGCCGCGTCGGCAGCATCGGGAAGACGCTGGAGGGCGTCGACGCCCGCATCGTCGACGACGACTTCGAGACGGTCCCGCCCGTCGAGGAGGGACCGGTCGACGAGGACGAGGTGGACTTGGACGAGATCACCGGCGAACTCGTCGTCAGCGGCCCCAACGTGATGAAGGGGTACGCCGGCCTGCCGGCGGCCAACGAGGAGGCCTTCACCGAGGCCGACGGGCAGCGCTGGTTCCACACCGGCGACGTGGGCTACTACGACAAGGACGGCTTCTACTTCGTCGTCGACCGGGAGAAACACGTCATCGTCAGCGGCGGCTACAACGTCTATCCGCGCGAGGTCGAGGAGTTGCTGTTCGAACACGAGGCGGTCGCCGAGGCCGCGGTCGTCGGCATCCCCGACGAGCGCCGCGGCGAGACGGTGAAGGCGTTCGTGGTGACCACCCCGGACGCCGACGTGACCGCCGACGAGATACGGCAGTACTGCCTCGACAACCTCGCGGAGTACAAACACCCCCGCGAGGTCGAGTTCGTCGACGAACTGCCCCGGACGACCACGGGGAAGGTCCAGAAGTTCGAACTCGTGGGTGACGACGAGTGAGACGGACTGCCGGACGAGGGGTCGCATGAGCGAGGCGGTCACGGTCGGCTACGACGACGGGGTCGCCACGGTGACGATCGACCAGCCGGGCACCCGCAACGCGCTGACCGAGGACGTCGCCCGCGGCCTGATCGACGCCGTCGACGACGTCGAGGGGAGCGACGCCCGCTGTCTCGTCGTCGAGGGCGCTGGCGACACGTTCTCCGCCGGCGGCGACGTGAACATGATGATCGAGGGGCTGGCCGGCGACGTGACGACGGCCGAGAAGGTGCGGATCGTCATCGAGTTGACGGGGCGGGCGGTCGCCCGCGTCGCGGAGTGCCCGCTCCCGACCGTGGCGAAGATAGACGGCGCGGCCTTCGGCGCGGGCGCGAACCTCGCCATCGCCTGCGACCTGCAGGTCGCCAGCGAGTCGTCGTCGGTGAGCTTCGGCTTCCGGAACGTCGGCCTCGCGGTCGACTCCGGCACCTCCTACCTCCTGCCGCGGCTCGTCGGCGAGAACGTCGCCAAGGAACTGGTGTTCACCGGCGAGCGCCTCCCCGCGGCGGAGGCGGCGGATCTGGGCGTGCTCAACCGCGTCTACCCGGACGACGAGTTCGACGAGCGGACCGCCGAACTGGTCGACCGGATCGCCTCGGGGCCGACCGTCGCCCTGCGGGCGTCGAAGCGCCTGCTGAACCGCGGCTCCGGGCGGTCGCTCCGCGAGGCCGTGGAGTGCGAGGCCGACGCGCAGGCGGCGGTGTTCGAGTCCGCGGACCACCGCGAGGGCGCGGAGGCGTTCATGGAGGGCCGCGACCCGTCGTTCGAGGGGCGGTAGCGCGCCCGACCCCGGCGTCAGGCCGCGAGGGCGCGCTCCGCCGCCGCCGCGGCGACCCGGACCGCCGCCAGCGGCAGGGCGACGAGGACGGCGGCCAGCGCCAGCGCGACGGCTGCCGCGCCCGCCAGGGGACCGCCGACGACGGCGGCCAACGCCAGCGCGGCGGCGGCGGAGAGGGCGGCGGCGGCGAACAGCGCGGTGACCGCCGTGACGGCCAGCGCCGCGTCGAGGACGGGCGGGGGCCGCCGGGCGCGGTCGGCGACGCCTTCGGCGGCGTCCGCGGCGGCGGCGGACAGTCGGTCGGCGAGCGGTGCGTCGTGTCGGTCTGAGTCGTGTCGTCGGAACATGGGTGTCGTGTGCGGGTTCGGTCGGCGAGCGATGCGACTCCGCGGGGTCGGCGCGGCGGTTCCGGCCGACCCAAGTCGGTCGGGACGGCGACGGTCCTCAGGTGGACCGTCGCGGGGTCAGGCGGCCCGGCCAGCCCCGAGGTAGGGCGGCCGGCCGTCCGTCGTGCGTGCGTCGGATCCGTGCCCCGGAAGCGTCACGGGGCGGGGGATATCGTGCATAGGCTCCCGGCAGGAGTCGAACCTGCCCCCTCGCGGTACCCCTGGGAGCGGCGGCGGTCACGCCGCGTCGGCGACCTCGACATCCGCCACGTCGGCGACGCCGAAGCCGTCGGCGAGCGTCTCGCGGGCGGCCGCGGCGTCGGCCGGCCGCTCGTCGAACGTCAGGCGGACGGCGACGCCCACCTGCAGGTCGTTCAGGGTCGGGGTGACGCCGGTCAGGCGGTCGACGTCGGCCTCGGCGACGCCGTCGACGCGTTCCAGCACGGTCTCGGCGTCGCGCTCCAGGGCCTCGCCGTCGCGGGGCACCCGCAGTTCGATCTCGGCGGTCACTGTCGCCGCGGGCATCTGTCTGGCCTGCATACTCCCCCGGCGCGAGTCGAACGCGCGGGTCCCGTGCGGGACGGTCCGGGGCCGCGGCGGGCTGCCGCGGCGGGGGTGGGGCGGTCGGTAGCGATACCTCTCCAGCGCCGTCGTGCTCGGCGACGGGCGGTGTCCGGGGACCGGACGGCCGTCGGCGGGAGCGCCAGCGGGGCGCGCGGGGCGGTCGCCACCGTCGCACGCCCGGGGCTCGCCGGGAAACGCCGTGAGGGGTCGGAGAACCGCGCTCGGCCCGACCCCCGTCGAGGGACGGACCCGTCCCCGGAACGGTGGAGTTCCGGAGAAACGGGCCGACCCTCGGCGGCGTCCTACGCGGCGAG
Proteins encoded:
- the sppA gene encoding signal peptide peptidase SppA, with translation MGTTLQSLGKLGIVLVGALVAAAVGVGLFVVVPAETSAGVVGVLLAVATALFGLKVAGNLAGSLFPGYNVAEVKVTGPITSDGGGMPLRPGGASADDIVDRIEAADADDGAEALVVTLDTPGGQPVASDEIRRAAADFDGPTVAHAKDICASGGYMIACGCDEFVAHRDSLVGSIGVIANQRKFSDLADRYGVELERFTGGEYKDTMDPLKSLSEDERAYFQGVIDSSYESFVDLVAEARDVDREFVDDTEARIYHGRQAAENGLVDALGDRDDVEARLADRAGLDEVAVERFEPDRGIGERLSVGAQAVARAFGRGAASVVADRDGSLVEFRVK
- a CDS encoding DUF373 family protein, with protein sequence MTTLVVCVDRTDDIGRKAGLRTPVSGWEAVHSLVTDVGLADPEDSSVNSLLEALRVTRDLRDDDQDAVVAVVSGGTENVVGADRSVARQLDALIEEHDPDSAVVVIDSAQDERLVPIVESRLRVDSVDRVVVRQARDIESTYYLLKQFLADEELRQTVLVPIGLALLVAPVLSAFAGPAIAVSSITAVIGLFLLYKGLGVDEYLTELAVRVRESLYSGRVSIVTYVVAVGLSLIGVFVGALGVSDLSGQESVLLQAMRFAHDSVPWLATAALAASTGRLLDVAIQEDSVRSSYLNIPFGVLAVGLVIRGFSAYFLERADLLPPFAVPRLELGVVSVEPFALSPGEHLAIFVVAGVLVSLIGVRVATYLGGTSIDEDELPGGGP
- a CDS encoding diphthine--ammonia ligase — encoded protein: MNDSGAWVSLFSGGKDSSWALYRALERDLPVERLVTVHPGEDSYMYHVPATDLAALAAESVGIELVDVDPGDLDAAAAADAGAQGDAELEPLEAALVALDDELDGGVAGVTAGAVESEFQTSRIEAMCERLGVELFAPLWQRDPETLAEAMIDAGFDIRIVQVAAYGLDESWLGRTLDREALADLRELHDEYGVHVLGEGGEFETLVTDGPHMDRPIELDYETEWEGSRGTLRITDARLG
- a CDS encoding sugar phosphate nucleotidyltransferase, with the translated sequence MDAVVLAGGYATRLWPITKNRPKMFLPIGDATVIDQIFAELEGDDRIDDVYVSTNERFADDFREHLADSGFEKPTLSIEDTEEEDEKFGVVGALAQLVDREGVDDDLLVIAGDNLISFDVAEFVDFFQEKGEPTLAAYDVGSKERAKSYGLVELEGDRVVDFQEKPEDPNSTLVSIACYAFTADTLGALEEYLESGNNPDEPGWFVQWLQDRQPVYAFAFDEAWFDIGTPESYLDAVAWHLNGDNRIAPDATIEDSTVGENVHVMSGAEIVDSHVDSSIIFSDATLHGTDVRNSIIDRDTDLHNLDLAGALIGAHTEIRNGE
- a CDS encoding TRAM domain-containing protein encodes the protein MEISDELLCLFSADVSVQDDKYVVEVPRREVETGAVEAGGTYRVALISSEDASESEESSSGAPPEPQPPVEVGETRYVEIEDIGKQGDGIARVERGYVIIVPGAEVGERVKIEVTEVKSNFAVGEIIEETF
- a CDS encoding YkgJ family cysteine cluster protein translates to MESLEAELERARDLDVAALADAVESIGFECTRCGACCKADDEDPHTATVFPDEVRDLQDGERDWRDVARPMPYGLTDGPDGPEGETFEWALQTDGCGDCAFYAEDDDGTGACTVHEDRPLICRTYPFSVALAGTSQPMGEAVDSVPVDGQRPDGDAGDGSGLLRAHECEGLGRDISREDAEDLAVALKERAVRELEEAIAVRDTYEPVEAGPGEVVVHDSEGAKSADGTPRDR
- a CDS encoding MBL fold metallo-hydrolase; the protein is MDAIDRVAVPAAGAPGGTTNAYLVGRDAALLVDPAARTDDLDAAIEARDVAHVAVTHAHPDHIGGVAEYAARCDATVWCRAGRAERFERATGVAPDETFREGTVIPAAGGVTVLDTPGHAPDHVAFVAGDDVLAGDLAVAEGSVAVAAPEGDLRGYLTALRRLYARDPARLLPGHGPVIDAVRETLARLLAHRTDRERKVRRAVADGARTVDEVVDAAYAKDLTGVRDLAAGTVRAHLEKLAVEGVVAWDGERATPR